From the Criblamydia sequanensis CRIB-18 genome, the window TGACTATTACTTAAGGCAAATCGATTGCCGGGATGGGTGTCCCGTTAATACGGATCCTCGCGGTTACATGATGGCTCTTCATAGAGGCGATTACCTTGAGGGTTATAAAATAGCTAGGGGGCCAAATCCTTTTGCTTCTATTTGCGGGGTGATTTGCGGGGCTCCCTGCGAGCTTACCTGCCGTCGCGATCGCGTCGACAAAACTTTGACTATTAGAGCTCAAAAGAGATTTTTATCCGAATGGTATGGCTTAAGTCTTGAAGCTCACATAAAATCTTTAGAAATGAGCTACGCAAGAGGCTCTACTAAACCTAAGCCTAATGGCCTTAAGGTCGCATGCCTTGGAGCGGGTGTCGCTTCCTTGACCTGCGCTCACGACCTTTTAAGGCTTGGCTATCAAGTCGACGTCTATGAAATGATGCGGATGCCTGGAGGGATGCTTACCTATGGCGTACCGAATTATCGTTTGAAAAACGAGGTAGCCATCAATGAATGCGGCGCAATTGAATATTTGGGCGCTAAAATTCACTACAACATGAAAGTGGGTCGGGACATCACACTTGATGAACTAGAAGAAAAATATAATGCCATTTTTATTGGCATCGGCCTTTGGAAGTCAAGAGAGCTTCCCATTCCCGGCGCAGATCAACCCGATATCATTAGAGGCATTGAATATTTAAGGGTTCGCTGCGCTGAAGAAAAATGGAAAATTGGAGAGAACATCATTGTTATTGGCGGCGGAAACGTAGCTTACGATGTGGCTAGAACCTCTGTTAGAAATGGCGCTAAAAGCGTGACTATGGTTTGTCTTGAGACAAGGGATGAGCAAACAGCCGATGAATTTGAAATTGAAGACGGCTTTGAAGAAGGGGTTAAAACGCTTAATCGAGTAGCTCCAAAAGAAGTTGTCAGAGACAGCGATGGAAAAGTTATCGGTTTAAAAATGAACCGCATTTCTCAACTTTTTGATTATTTAGGTAAATTTTCCCCAATTCCCGTTCCCGATTCTGATTTTATCATCCCATGCGACACCATAGCCCTTGCGATTGGACAATCGATCGACACTTCATTTTTAAACGGATGGAAGAAAAAAAATGAGCTTATCATCGATCGCGGCATCATAAAAACAGAAAGAGGTACAGGTAGAACGAGCGTTAAAAATGTTTATGCCGGAGGCGATGCAGCTTTTGGGCCGGCTCTTTTTATTACCGGGATTAGACATGGCCAAGAGTCTGCTAGAGCAATCGACACAGACCTAAGAAATACTTCTCCCTATCAAGAATTTGTAGGGGAATTCACAGAACTTTCTCCTTTTAGAGACAAAACCTATCTTAAAACAAGATGGGCGTTGCCGACTTATCAACCGCCAAAACTTCGCATACACAACGAAAATATGGTAGAAAATAATTACACGGAGGAAGAAGCCCATCTCCAATCCAACCGATGTCTACAGTGCCATGTCAATCCGGTTTTTGATGGGACCCTTTGCATTAAATGCAATGGCTGTGTCGATGTTTGCCCTTGCAACTGCTTAAAACAGGTCCCTTTAAGCAAGCTTGTCTTGGATGAGGGAGACGGGAGTTTGAGACGGGCTGTCAATAACTTCTATGGCGTCGAATCAGAACAATTGTCCAATGAAGAATTGGCGAACATGGGAACTGCCATGCTAAAAGATGAAGATCTTTGCATAAGATGCGGGCTATGCGCAGAAAAATGCCCAACCCAAGCGGTGACTATGGACGCAATGAATTATTCCTTTAGGTGGCTCGGTTAAAAAATGTTTAGTTATGTTATCAGTTCTTTAGCTCTTGGCTTAATGAGTTTTATTGTATATATATTTTTTCTTAAAAAAGGCCAGTTTGATGAGTCTGAAGAGGTGAAGTATCAAATGTTAAGAGACACAGATGATTTTATCAATAAAGATGAAAACTAGAATTTAGTAAGTATCGAAAGAGAGCTTAAGCTATGCCCAAATACCGCAATTCTCTAAATGTCGATGAAGACGACAAAGACCCAAAAATCACAAGAAAAACCTTCCTTGCTTTAATGGGGGTCGGGGCCTGTCTTGCAGGAGCTGGGGGTATTTTTGGAGCTACGATGCTAGGCTTTTTATACCCGAACGCCATGAAAGTGCCGCCTTCTGTTTTTTCAATTGGAAGACCTGAAGAAGTGTTAGCTCAGGACGGTAAAGTCTTCAATTCAAAGTACAAAGTTTTTATAGAGAGTCAAGGTGGAAAAGTGCGTGTCCAAACAGCTGTCTGCACTCACCTTGGCTGCACTGTCAATGCTGTAGAAACAGGTTATGCTTGCCCATGCCACGGTTCAACTTATGATCGGTACGGAAGAAATACAGGCGGCCCGGCGCCAAGCCCCTTGGTCTTTTTTTTAGTTTATCAAGGAGCTTCCGGAGATATTTTAGTCGATAAATCCAAAACGTCATTAGATTGGCAATCTGCTTGGTTTAAGCCTGTAAACACCTAAGGAAAGGAAGAAATAAAAATGGCTGTATTCGAAGGCAAAAAAAGAGAAACTTGGCCTGAATATATTGCGAACTTACCTCAATTAATTTTAAGATCCATTTTTCGACACGGCTATCCCAATAACGATGTCGATAGATCAGAGGTGGTATTCAAAAACTTTTTTTTGCATTTCCATCCTGTTAAATGCCATAAAAACTCACTTGACCCTTTCTACACTTTAGGCCTTGGCAGCATTACAACAAGCTTGTTTTTGATTCTTGTTGCGACAGGCGTTATTCTGATGTTTTACTATATTCCCTCTGAAGATCGGGCTTATGACATAATGAAGGACTGGCAGGACACCACCCCATTTGCTATGATGTTTAGAAATATGCATAGATGGGGCGCGCATCTTATGGTGCTTTTTGTCTTTCTTCATATGTCCCGTGTTTTTTACACCGCATCCTATAAAGGAGAAAGACGTTTCAATTGGGTTATAGGCGTTATTCTAATGGTGCTAACCCTATTGCTCTCTTTTACAGGATACCTTCTTCCCTGGGATCAATTAGCTTTTTGGGCGGTCACCGTGGGAAGCAACATTGCAGGATATGTGCCTAACCTTCCCGGTTTTGAGTATAATGTCAATCGGGTCATGCTTTTAGCCTCTACTGAAGTTGGCCAAGACGCCCTCATTAGATTCTACGTCCTGCATGTAGCGCTTTTACCTTTAGTAACGGGAACATTAATAGGCCTTCATTTTTGGAGAATCAGAAAAGATGGAGGGTTATCGAGGCCCAAAGATAAATTTAGACCAGACCCCTATAGAGTAATTCAAAGATCGGACACTAAAGAATCTTTTGCGCCGGGTGTTAAAAGAACTTACGGTTTAATGGAACTTGTCAGAGGCACTTGCCCGACTGTAGATAAAGGCCCTTACAACTTTGTTTTTACCTGGCCCCATCTTTTAAGAGCTGAGCTTGTGGCGTTTCTTCTAACAACTGTCGTTGTCCTTGGCCTTTCTTTTATAAATGCACCCTTAGAAGAGCCTGCTAATCCAAGCAACCCTCCAAACCCCTCAAAAGCGCCTTGGTATTTTTTAGGTTTGCAAGAAATGGTTGCTTACAACGCATTTTGGGGTGGCGTGGCTATACCCGGACTCATTGTTGTCGGGCTTATGGCTATTCCTTATCTTGATAGAAATCCTTACGGTCAAGGCTATTGGTTCCATAAAAGCCGGTATTTAGCCATTTTTCTATACACCGCTTTCATGACCTTTCAAGCGATTCTTATCATTATAGGGACTTATTTTAGAGGCGCCAACTGGGGTTGGGTCTGGCCGTGGACTGAAAACTTTGCAAGGCATTAAGGAGTTAAACTCATATGTCAAGAAATAGAGGGAATCTCTACCAATGGTTCTTAATCGTATTAGGTCTTTTGACTACAGCTCTTTTTGGTGTTTTTTTATATCGCGAGATCTTTCCCGAATATAAAATTTATCAAAACGATTACGTGGCCTTAGAGGAGTTTCGCTCCACCTATTCAGGACAGCCGGTCCCGGCTTTTAAAGAAGGGGTTAAACAAATTGTGATTGAAAGAGCGGATAAAGGCCCGCCTTTAATAGATCGATGCACGTCATGCCACGTGGCCCTTCAATTTGAGCACTTTTCAAAAACTAAAATTGAAAAGGATATCAATGGCAATATTGTACTTGATCCTGACGGCATACCGGTCAAAGTTCCCAATGAAAATTATGTTTTTGCAAAACTTGATCAGAAAATTAACGAGCTGAAAGATCCGGCCGTCTTACAAAACCTCGAAAAAGAAGGGAATAATTCCGAGGTAAAAAAACGCTTAAACGAAGCTCAGGCTCTTGAGAGTTTAAAAACTGCAAAAGTAGATGGTAAGACCTATCAGATAGATAAGGTTTTGTCGATGCACCCTTTGATTGGACGGGAAGTTAGGCCTTTTGAATTTCACCCCATTGAAGAATATGGCTGCACCTCGTGCCATAATGGCAATGGCCGCGGGTTAACGACAGAAAAAGCTCATGGCCCTGTATTCGATGGACAATACGACCCCTCCCATAGCGGAATGAAGCCGCGTTTCCTAGAGTCAGATTTAGCCAATGACCCAAAATTCGCAACCGTCTTTAATGATCGCCCGGATGATAGTTTGCTTTTTATGACCACCCCTCTTTATGTTGGGGGTGTTATAGAAGCTAAATGCGTTCAATGCCATAAGACAAGTTTAGATACCTTTAAAAGTGCTTTGGATACAACAGAGTATCTTTTAAATAGAAAAGCAGGACAAAAAGACGCCGTCTATAAATCCTACCTGGAAGAGATCCACGCTTTTAATAAGCTTGTCGATTTAAAGACAAGCCTTGCAAAGGTTGGCCTAGAAAAAACCAAAACCTCCATTCAAGATCTCATTAAAAGTGAAACACTAGGTGATAAGGAGCTATCCGAAGCCCAAGCTAATTTGAATTTCCTTAAGTCTTTCGCAAAAACTGAGGAAGCGGAACAAAACATCGATGAGAAGCTTTCTAAGAAAATTAATAATCCAAAACTTCTCGCTCAACTGATTTTGGATTTAAAAGATAAGAGCCCATCTGAAAAAACTAAAATCGTTGAGACTTTTTTAAATAAAAATTTAAACGATAACTCTCGGGGCCTTCTCTTTGCTAAGCTTGCCGCTCTTAATATTGAAGACGAACTTCTTAAACATGTGAGTGAGTCAACCTCTAAAATCAGCTCTTTTGTTCAAAATGAAAGAAACATTAATGGATTAGAAACAAGCGTCGATCTTCTTACCAAAACTT encodes:
- a CDS encoding FAD-dependent oxidoreductase, coding for MQEEDDSLLGYQDIYKTVIPDLDYYLRQIDCRDGCPVNTDPRGYMMALHRGDYLEGYKIARGPNPFASICGVICGAPCELTCRRDRVDKTLTIRAQKRFLSEWYGLSLEAHIKSLEMSYARGSTKPKPNGLKVACLGAGVASLTCAHDLLRLGYQVDVYEMMRMPGGMLTYGVPNYRLKNEVAINECGAIEYLGAKIHYNMKVGRDITLDELEEKYNAIFIGIGLWKSRELPIPGADQPDIIRGIEYLRVRCAEEKWKIGENIIVIGGGNVAYDVARTSVRNGAKSVTMVCLETRDEQTADEFEIEDGFEEGVKTLNRVAPKEVVRDSDGKVIGLKMNRISQLFDYLGKFSPIPVPDSDFIIPCDTIALAIGQSIDTSFLNGWKKKNELIIDRGIIKTERGTGRTSVKNVYAGGDAAFGPALFITGIRHGQESARAIDTDLRNTSPYQEFVGEFTELSPFRDKTYLKTRWALPTYQPPKLRIHNENMVENNYTEEEAHLQSNRCLQCHVNPVFDGTLCIKCNGCVDVCPCNCLKQVPLSKLVLDEGDGSLRRAVNNFYGVESEQLSNEELANMGTAMLKDEDLCIRCGLCAEKCPTQAVTMDAMNYSFRWLG
- a CDS encoding cytochrome b N-terminal domain-containing protein, with protein sequence MAVFEGKKRETWPEYIANLPQLILRSIFRHGYPNNDVDRSEVVFKNFFLHFHPVKCHKNSLDPFYTLGLGSITTSLFLILVATGVILMFYYIPSEDRAYDIMKDWQDTTPFAMMFRNMHRWGAHLMVLFVFLHMSRVFYTASYKGERRFNWVIGVILMVLTLLLSFTGYLLPWDQLAFWAVTVGSNIAGYVPNLPGFEYNVNRVMLLASTEVGQDALIRFYVLHVALLPLVTGTLIGLHFWRIRKDGGLSRPKDKFRPDPYRVIQRSDTKESFAPGVKRTYGLMELVRGTCPTVDKGPYNFVFTWPHLLRAELVAFLLTTVVVLGLSFINAPLEEPANPSNPPNPSKAPWYFLGLQEMVAYNAFWGGVAIPGLIVVGLMAIPYLDRNPYGQGYWFHKSRYLAIFLYTAFMTFQAILIIIGTYFRGANWGWVWPWTENFARH
- the ccoS gene encoding cbb3-type cytochrome oxidase assembly protein CcoS — its product is MFSYVISSLALGLMSFIVYIFFLKKGQFDESEEVKYQMLRDTDDFINKDEN
- a CDS encoding ubiquinol-cytochrome c reductase iron-sulfur subunit; translation: MPKYRNSLNVDEDDKDPKITRKTFLALMGVGACLAGAGGIFGATMLGFLYPNAMKVPPSVFSIGRPEEVLAQDGKVFNSKYKVFIESQGGKVRVQTAVCTHLGCTVNAVETGYACPCHGSTYDRYGRNTGGPAPSPLVFFLVYQGASGDILVDKSKTSLDWQSAWFKPVNT